A region of Ictidomys tridecemlineatus isolate mIctTri1 chromosome 4, mIctTri1.hap1, whole genome shotgun sequence DNA encodes the following proteins:
- the LOC120889556 gene encoding membrane-spanning 4-domains subfamily A member 12-like: protein MPRSRLSVKEEMRILGAIQIMTGVIHNNLGIIWLYMFLTQTLTFGKGYLPLALITGYPFWSSLSFVFSGTFAVVVEKKRSKFLYPYTSVFLGRMYVSFWMQRSGALLSTYLFLFSILEFCLAVIVTDWGYKASK, encoded by the exons ATGCCTCGAAGTCGTCTGTCAGTAAAAGAGGAAATGAGAATACTGGGG GCCATACAAATAATGACTGGTGTGATTCATAACAACCTGGGAATAATCTGGCTGTATATGTTCTTAACACAAACTCTGACATTTGGAAAAGGATACCTGCCTTTAGCACTGATAACAGGATATCCATTTTGGTCATCTTTGTCT TTCGTCTTCTCAGGAACTTTTGCAGTAGTGGTGGAGAAGAAGCGTTCAAAATTCTTG TACCCGTATACATCTGTGTTCCTAGGCAG AATGTATGTTTCATTTTGGATGCAGAGAAGTGGTGCCCTCCTTTCAACGTATTTGTTCCTATTCAGTATCTTGGAGTTTTGTTTGGCAGTTATAGTGACTGACTGGGGATACAAAGCAAGCAAATAG